TCAACTGTGACTCTCCCATCCTCTAGTTAAGCTTCAAAGGCACAATTTTTTGGGCAAGCTAGGATAGTGGCTCAGGGTGACAATCGGGCCCAATTTGTCGTTGATTGTCATCTCTACTGCGGACTGCCTcgaagtgaattttttttttttggatggaatAAAATTAGGTAAAGAAGGGCAACTTGAATTGGTGTCTTCCACCTAGACTGGATCATAGTCCTCGTAGTGATTTTGAACCCAAGGTTTTCACGTGTTTCATTCAATGTTGTCCTAATTATCCTTTCCCAAAACATCATCATTCATCAAATTCTAgcctctgtgtgtgtgtgtgtgtgtgtgtgtgtgtgtgtgtgtgtgtgtgtggtggcTTTGCAAAGAAGCCAACCAAGCCTGAAAATCATACAAAGTGTTCGAAGCAGacattttactttttagattCTAAATTTATGCATCTTCTCCAGCTAGGATTAGTGTTGCAAGACAATTACGAGCTAAAATTGTAAATCAAATTAGATTAGTGATTGGGGAAGCTAATCAGCGTGCATTCCACGTAACTTTGTTTAGTTAGGCCCATAGTTAAACTAAGTACATATAGAGTTACTGTATCATTGCCAATTTTGTAAGGCTATCACCCATGTATAGCAAATAGCAGTGTCAATTAATTAATGGACAAAATTTCTTTCCAACCCTTTAAACTcccactaaaaaattaaaatgattataGACCTTATGGTTATGCTGATACGTTATGGCAATAGACCTTATGGTTGCCGGTCCATTTCCGTATAGGAATATAGTTAGCCCTTGCCTAAACAAAGTGGGCCTAATCCTCCAGAAAAGGATTTTCCTAGAACTATAATAATATATTGTGAGATCAAGTAATGAGGATGGCTTAGGTCAATTATGTATACATATGCCAAATTAGGATATTTTCTATTATCCCACCACCATCATCTCATTTATATTAGCTGTTTCAAATTCCTTACGATGTACCGGATggcaatctctctctctctctcttaggaTAAGTCAAACTTTGTATGTATCTTTTTCATATGCAAGTTAAATAGCGGTGATTAGatagatattaaattttctttttattgattgCACGGAACTATTATTGATTGattcataacaaaaattcatatctttttctcatggacaaaaaaaaaaaaaaaaaaatcatctccatttttatttaatattagcATATGTAGCAAATTAGGGATAGAATAAATTATAGAATTAGATAtataatttggtttttgatgatttatgGATTCCTTGTTTTTTGCATGAAATAACTCACTTAATCagcacaatttaaaaaaaaaaaattgatagaataTGTGATGCAAAATTAACCTACAAAGTTAACGCAACATTTAATATTTATACTATTAAAATGTAAGACTAATGAATTTATATTACAAGGAGCTAAACAAATCCTCAATTGGTAATAACAATTTTTTCGTAGGATGGTCCCCTattaaatttttacttattataGGAAGCTAAACAAATCCTCATTTTGTAACAACCATTTTTAGCTAGGATGGTCCCCTGCAATGCATTTAAGATTTACGTAAAGGAAATTTGGATGGTACCGAACTAGCAGTAGGTCATTAACCGTACCCTCAATACATTTCCAAGTCTTAGATCTAAGACTTGCAAATGTATTGAGGGTACGGTTAGGCATTTTATGAGCCTAAAAGcacattttgaaaattcaaaattttgtttcgCAATAGCaactttgtataatttttttttacaaatacttattttaaactcaaaataccATTTTGTAATAGCCTATCCAAATGCATCCTTACCTTCATTACAAGTAAAATACTATTACTTAACAAAAGTAAAGTGAAATCTTCACATCTATGTGCATTCTAGTCAAAAGTTGGGGTATAATACATTAATACTATTGATGGaaaccaaaaattatatatataatttgttgaACGGTAAACTTTCTAgggaattttaatttatttatttggcaTGTATGGCACGAAGCATTATATAttctcaaaaaccaaattatagtaaaatatttgaaaattttcgaATATCCACATTAAAAGTGGAAAATAAGTGACAAAAGATATACAAATAGAGAAATGCTTTTCGTTTTTGACAAGAGTTCCATGCATGACATCGGCCCGGCCTAGTTGTGCCTGTATACATTAACTTATCCGTTCAAATACGCCTCCATGTTTTTGTTAAAACCATAAAGTCCTAcagcataaaaaaattaaaaaaatttaaaaatgaaaagagagggAAATGTTTACAAGCACCGTGCGGTGTTTATTAAGATTTTCTTAATGTGGGtcttaataaaaaagttagataaatgaaagaaaaaggcaTAAAGTAGCCCCACAGTttgttttagcttttttttttttttttttttttttttttttttttttttttttctctctatgaACCTGGTTTTATAgcttataaagttttttttttaattatttaaatgacATGAAGCtgcaaaaaagacaaaaaactataaataaataaaaagttgttaACGGGCACCataatatattgaaaattttaaacattaaaaaggATTGAgtgaaatattataattattatgttgttgatgtcGTACCAATCAACCAATCCTACATATAggcatgaaaattttattttatttgtgggTACAGGAATGAAAATTGAATGCATATGATCATAGATAAGCATGCTCAAAGTATAGGTtccaattttttcattttttaaccccttaaaaacacaactagattaacctaattaattagccaagtgattacttagtcaaattatcagatctaggttaacacaaatatattataacgacttagggaggatttaacagaacgatatgataactcaggaaaaccaaactggtaaaaaacttagggaggatttaacctagctatcctcaaggtaaaacaaattcactatgaaagaattgaagtttacacaatagcgacttagaccactaacatcctattgctacgtcgagtagaaaacttactaccacgaccacgtgatagTTCTAAGTCCATGGACTactttttttcttggattcacagcaagtacaagcactcccacttatatatctttaagctcttaaaaCAGCAATTGAATTGATtaccaagctctcgacatcaatcttgagattggaaaccctaagtgtgtatgaaggcaaacacctttagatctcacaagagatttacacacacagcataaagagcagtctcaaaacgtggttagggtttttccttttatacttaagacaaaacataaaaccctacatgtcaaacGAGCTTggactgagttggaaaattctgcagaaaaacaatctgcatgagcttcgatcaatcaagtctaattttcaattgatcaagCCAGGtagatttacacaataaatcttacaatacactcgattccaactttacacttaaacatactttgagtaagtctaaaataaaactaaacgttttgatcatgatttgccaacattacaaaatgaagttctaatacatttaaacctaaagtcttagaacccaacacaATTAATTCAACTGATAAAATCtttgatgattgaataagagattcgAAATTCAATTCTCTCCTAcataaaaaactgattggtTTCTTAATCTGATGATATGGAGCGAAATTGCTAGAAACGGACGATATAGGTTGATACTCCATAGAAAAAAATGTATAGGTAAGCATAAATGAATAGGTTCACAGTTTAGCCCAATGTACAAGGTATTGGAAAAAGGAAgcattaaataattaatcactaaatttcatataaaagatcttttttttttttttgggtgagaaaaTATTCTTCGTTTCTtaataaagatcaagaagatacaACGGCGGAACCAAAAAAATTCGGGGGGACCAAAATaattctataaataaaattaaattgaaagagTAACATATTtatacataaattatacaaGTCAATATAagcaaaatattataataataagaaaaactaaaagaaaaaacattatatttcatagataacaaaaacaaaagcaatatggatctctaactctcaacaacaaaatctgcaatcatattttcttatatataaaaaatattgttcatatCTGATATTTCTTATTCTCCAAatgcaaaataatgaaaaaaaaaattaaatcctaaaaataggggaaaatgatgaagaaaacTTATATTAAATAATTGACTTAGCTATTGTTTAGAAACATGTATCTTGAATATGCTTTAATTTAATAGAGCAAAAAAcaatgcattaattatttatataaacatatctattttttggaaaagatatattaaatatatttttcgcaaaaatgcaaaactaaccctctaacttttagtttttttcatttcagtcctctaattttcagttttgtcatttcaattctctaactttcaattgttATCAATTTGGTATTTCGTTAAACTCCAGTTATGTCTTGTCGTTTATTGAGAgccaaaacgacgtcgttttggcttttttttctttttttttcttttttttaataaatttctgaattaaaataaaattaaaaaaaaacttatattaaaaaaaaaaaaaaaaaaacgaggaATCACAGAGCACCATCACGGGCTCAATCCGACCCACCTTGATGAGACTACTGACGCTTCGAATCTAACGCCCTCTATGTACTTTGCCTCGTACATTCGGCACTCCAGGTTTGGAGTTTGCGAAGCCATGCTTGTGTCtgtgtgtgtctgtgtttttgagattttttttcctcttcaagGATTAGGGCTTTTGAGTGATAGAAGATAAGAGCTTTTTGGGACTCTCACACAAAATTCGAGATGTGTTGATTATGTTGAATTTTCTGATGTCTTGGTTTTGATTTCAAGTAAGGGGAAAGACaaaatgttttctcttttttttttttctttttttttaaattttcttttaattccgaaatttattattaaaaaaaaaaaaaaaaaaccaaatcgaCAGAGTATAACTGGGGTTTAACAGAGTACCAAATTGACAACAATTGAAagttaaaggactaaaatgacaaaactgaaagttagagaactgaaatgaaaaagacTGAAAGTTAGATGatcaattttacatttttacctatattttttaacttaatgAGTTATATATGTTATAAGAGtaataaaagggaaaatgaTGAATTGATCACTTAGATAAACGTAGGGcaatagttaaaatttttttttctataaatttttaatatatattgtgCCTCTAGTCCCCCCTTCCCTCTGCCACTGGGAAGATACTAGAAAATTTTTTAGGTCTGCTAGACAGTTCGTCAATTCCTCCGCTCACGTGATGGGTGAGtctaaaaaaaaggttaagtTGATATatctttctaaattttattctaaGTGACTATAGATGGAACaattttcattgatttcttttgttctttgatGTAGAACATTGTCCACGGTTGAtagaaaaattttcttataatttgcatttttgttatttttttaactggaaatgtttttttttttttacacacaaaCATACAACAACACGCCAATTCCAAAATTGCCAACAATAATTAGTGAATAATGTGCcaatatttcatttatttagcaaattccagttaaaaaaatatggtaAATAAGTCAAACTcacaaattaaaagttaaacAAATAACCTCACGTACatctttcattaatttattttattccttttctgTCCACAGCGTTGACTCGGCCGGGTTACGAGAAAAATACATTATTCCAGAACGTGCATGTTAGCTGGAACTCTTGTATAAATACATGAGAACTCTAGTGCTTTAACCACCCAACAAAGCAAAAaatccatcttcttcttcttgtttctcTATCTTCAATAATCATTATGGCTCACTATTATTCTAGCTCAGCAATTCTAGCTGCCATTAGATTCTACCTCTTATTTTCACTTTTTGTGGGAATGGTCTCAGCTCAATTCTTGTCCCCCTTTTTCTATGAAAGAACATGCCCTAATGCCCTTACCACCATTAAATCAGCTGTAGACTCTGCAGTGTCAAGTGAGCGACGCATGGGAGCATCCTTGCTCCGTCTTCACTTTCATGACTGCTTTGTTcaagtcctctctctctctctctctctctctctctctctctctctctctctctctctctctctctctctctctctctctctctctcaactgctttaatttgtttaaataaagtcacatacttttttcttatatatggGTCTACTATTGACACAATTTTATCATGCATGAATCACAAGTAGTCACGtactttttctcaaaattttctgtttataatttgataattacaatagGGGAGGGAGAATTTGAATTCTAATGTTTTcattgaaaatacaaaaatgtgTCAATTGAACAATGAGGTTCTTCACATAACAAGTTGCATAAttagtagtaaaaaaaattgtaaatttttattttattttattttttgtattgaaACTTAATGAAAACCACAAGTTTAGAATAAAGTCATGGACCAAATGTCGTTAACATGCATGCAAAATTATTGTGATAGCTTGTTTTggctaaataatttaaattgtaaGGCGTAATGATATATATTCGTGAGATCCTAGATTCAAAACCTTTTGCCAGTATCTTAGGGCCACCTCCAAGGATTTCTTCCTTATAATAATCTGGTGTGTGTGAGACGGAGAGACTACACATGCCTAAGGAAATAGCTAGATACTTGAAAAGGTCTGGATActcttatttgttaaaaaaattgtctagCAAGCTCTTCACATGCAATAATGTTTTATGAGCCATGTAAAGTCATTTACTTGTTTAACCCAACATAAATTTAAAGGTTCATGACAACATAAAAGACTATACTAAATTGTGCTAATGGATTATTGAACCCCTTGATTTGTTGAGGTATTATCCCTGCATTTGTGGTGAGGAGTAGTACTATAGCTATTACacattttattacataaattttacacattcttatgttaatttttaaaattaaaaaaaaaataacgatttaaaattatattttatcattATATGACATCAATCATACATTTTGTCACTATCATATTgtagatgttttttttttttttaatagtaaaattaataGTAACTTTGACATTTTCCTTGTAATGAATATAGAAAATATAGATGGTAGAAATATTTAGCATCAGAAAAATAACAAGTTTGAGTAATATTATGTAATAGGGATGTGATGCATCGGTCCTCTTGGATGACTCAGCAAATTTCATAGGAGAGAAAACAGCTTTTCCAAATAATAATTCACTAAGGGGATTTGACTTGATAGACACCATCAAATCTCAATTGGAGAATATGTGCCCTGGTGTTGTATCGTGTGCTGACATTATAACGGTTGCTGCTAGAGACTCTGTTGTTGCTGTAAgaaaaagtttcaaattcatattatttataaattttaatttagaccATAATATTAGAACATATATTAAAATCGTGTTCTTTTGCTATTGAAATTATTTGTTTCAATCCAGCTGGGTGGACCTAGTTGGCCGCTCCTATTGGGCAGAAGAGACTCTACTACTGCAAGTTTAAGTGCTGCTAATTCCGACCTTCCTTCTCCAGCATTGAATCTTAGTGGCCTTATTAGTGCCTTCTCAAACAAGGGTTTTACTGCCCAAGAAATGGTGGCCCTATCAGGTGagtattgtttaaaaatattacattttttcaaGGTACAGTCATgtacaaaagaaacaaaataaatttatgaaaataaactaatccacaataatttaaaaaaaatgggagTCATGTTCACAGATGCCAATAAGATAActgttaataaataattttaggaaagtttttgtatcacttttataaaaaattaaaaaaattatcaaaatattaattattttttcttttttcctataaaTACATTTCTAAAATGGTTCACCAACAACTGCCCCTAGGGCCttcattaacattttcctttaaatttttttttttttttttttttggaaaggccctttaaaaaataatcaaaaactagttttttaaacttattttgcCTGGTCCTATACTTCAAACTTTTCTCCCTGATTCCAACGCAACTTTacaacaaataaacaattaacAAAGCACATATGAAAGAGTACAGTTGGCAAGCCAAAAAAGGAAAGGtcttttttactataaaattttgGTGGAtcccaaattttatttatttatttaaaaaaaaaaaaaaaaaaaaactactttgtAAATTAGTAAATCTCATCAAAACGCAATAGTAAAAAGTTCTTATAAacttaatatttaattataccATCAATTATTTGAGGTTTAGGGAGAAAACGATTTGAACGGTGAGATTAATAGTATTTTGTAATTATCTggctcaaaataaaataaaaaataaaaaatttaacccaTCAATGGTGTTTAAAGCCATGTATAAAATGACCCaacatattatttttataaaatttgttcaGGATCTCACACAATAGGCCAAGCAAGGTGCACAATTTTTCGAGACAGGATTTACAATGAAACCAATATAGATTCCTCATATGCAACTTCATTGAAATCAAACTGTCCAAGCGCCGGTGGTGACGACAATCTTGCCCCTCTAGATGTCACAAGTCCAACATCCTTTGACAATGCTTACTTCAAGAATTTGTTGAGAAAAAAGGGTCTCTTGCACTCAGATCAACAACTCTTTAATGGAGGTTCCACAGATTTCCAAGTTGGTGCATATAGCTCTGACTTGGGAAGCTTTCAAATAGACTTTGCAAACGCAATGGTGAAGATGGGGAAACTTAGCCCACTCACAGGCACAAGTGGCCAAATCAGGAAAAATTGCAGGAAAGCCAACTAATTTAAGGCACTAATTAATCTACCATTTGTGTGCCTTTTGAGAATAAAGTGTTCCTTCTCGTTGCTATTGTTGTTTGGTGATTTGGTAGATAATATTAAGAACAATAAATCTTGTGATTCAAAAGatttcacaattttctttttttggtgcatAATAAAAAGTGATAGTGTGATATTATTGAAGTCTATGTAAAAATCGTGTTACTCCAAttacaacttattaaaaaataaaaacttattatataaataagttGTGAATAAGTTGTAAAAAGAtgtagtgaaaaaaaatttatatctctaatattgttataaaaaaataatggacATTGGttcaaataaagttttttttttttttttttttttgctttaatataattatttttttattttacaaaaaaataaaataaaaaacaagagaaTTCAACAACTAATACATATGTAGCAAGATAATCTTAAAATAAACAACTTTTCACTATTGAGATGGCAAAGAAACACAATCAACAGAGATCAAGCCAAGTTTAACCTTAATTAACAGCAATCCCACGGACAATCCATTAACTCtgcaaacttttatttttggagaagaaCATTAACTCGACTGTCTCGACAACTGATGCAAGTAAATTTCAGATGTACTGAATCCAATATTTAAACAAAGTGATCCAATTTCTTCATATGAGTGTTAAAGGGTAACTATAATTCCAAATTAAACCACCAAATAACCGAGTGAGTACCATGGCATGTAAGTTGGCAACATACTTAATTTtagacttattttttttaattccttctTGTTTGTTCTGTTTATACCCCTTAGACCAGATTGTTTAACTCAATTAATTAACTAAGCTGAtttttaggtttattattcagatctaagTTAAACAAGCATATATTATATCATGCATAATagcgaaaaaataaataacaccacgatatgatgatctagaaaaaccaatgaaatgaACCGTTTCAAGATAAAAACCAAGGGAgaatttgacctagctatcctcaaggtaaagcaaattcactataagagaattgaagtttttacaattagatttaaccctaaatctattgctacctctagtagtaacttactgacacgaccacgtgcaagctccgaatccacggactccctCTCTCATTGGATTTACTACAACACAAAAACCCaagcttgtgactttgagatcccactcaaaggtttcaaatcacCTTCAGTTGTTGATCTTTGTAGCAGCAACTAGGTTCTACCAATGCTTAATTGTAGATCTTGCTCCAATAGACGCTTAtgtagttagaaggtacaacacctctcagatctcacaaggAGTAACACAAAAGTCTTCCAAAGGTCTCcaaaacgtagctagggtttcaCTTTTATATGTGGACAAGTTAGAATGAAACCCTAAACGATTTTGTGGGCTTGGGCctgatttaaaattttgcagaatCTCTTTTTCTACGAttctcgatcggtcgagcctaattCTTAATCAATCGAGCTTGGCAGATTGTGACTTCCCTTTTTTGCAGTCAACCtaaacttgaaacttgaaacctACACCTTTGAGTGTTGCCTAACACAtagactagacatgttttgttctcaGTTTACCAACACATCCAAAATatgattctaaacatttaatcctaaattttcaaaacctaACACTTCTTTTTTAGGGGAAATGGAGAAACCATTGGAAATTTATTGGGTTTGTGGACCACCATAAAGGCATA
The sequence above is drawn from the Quercus robur chromosome 7, dhQueRobu3.1, whole genome shotgun sequence genome and encodes:
- the LOC126692517 gene encoding cationic peroxidase 1-like, translated to MAHYYSSSAILAAIRFYLLFSLFVGMVSAQFLSPFFYERTCPNALTTIKSAVDSAVSSERRMGASLLRLHFHDCFVQGCDASVLLDDSANFIGEKTAFPNNNSLRGFDLIDTIKSQLENMCPGVVSCADIITVAARDSVVALGGPSWPLLLGRRDSTTASLSAANSDLPSPALNLSGLISAFSNKGFTAQEMVALSGSHTIGQARCTIFRDRIYNETNIDSSYATSLKSNCPSAGGDDNLAPLDVTSPTSFDNAYFKNLLRKKGLLHSDQQLFNGGSTDFQVGAYSSDLGSFQIDFANAMVKMGKLSPLTGTSGQIRKNCRKAN